The following coding sequences are from one Indioceanicola profundi window:
- a CDS encoding argonaute/piwi family protein has translation MTSRPRLFKPRTLYLEEPLLEFRHGQRLVYPRDGLFLYGPIGETKQLPAIRYGVIGTPDGVQRFRAWATTMAGFIDIPPPGPRSRAVEPQHVPFPGFAETFHADWPIDPPCLIDDLDAAEIERALLIANRHEAIRNTVDLFVSRLVAENNRLESAPQFWFVVIPERVYELGRPQSTVRRDDRVAGTVTISQRRARQLQTQPTLFGDDEREAEVYQYATHFRRQLKARLLKERIVTQIVRETTLAPGDFRRESGMPVRRVEDPATIAWKLGTGAYYKAGGKPWQLADVRPGVCYVGLVYKRSELTSDKRHACCAAQMFLSDGEGVVFRGALGPWFQTDTKQFHLDHDAARNLIQMVVSEYRRLHDGPPSELFIHAKSAFTDDEWRGFAAGCDDETNLVGVQIADARDDLKLYRPGEYPVIRGTALQIGERHALLWTSGYVPRLDTYMGPETPNPISVRVLRGECGLTTVLSDVLGLTKINFNSCLHNDRLPVTIRFANAVGDVLISAPIDSEPKLPFKFYI, from the coding sequence ATGACGTCTAGGCCACGCCTGTTCAAGCCTCGGACTCTCTATCTGGAAGAACCCCTGCTCGAGTTCCGCCACGGCCAGCGTCTCGTCTACCCCCGCGACGGCCTCTTTCTCTACGGTCCCATCGGCGAGACGAAACAATTGCCGGCAATCCGCTATGGCGTGATCGGCACGCCGGACGGCGTGCAACGCTTCAGAGCCTGGGCAACGACGATGGCCGGCTTCATCGACATCCCGCCGCCCGGCCCGCGATCGCGGGCGGTCGAACCCCAGCATGTGCCCTTCCCCGGCTTCGCCGAAACCTTTCACGCCGACTGGCCAATCGACCCGCCCTGCCTCATCGACGATCTAGACGCCGCGGAGATCGAGCGCGCACTTCTGATCGCCAACCGTCACGAGGCGATACGCAACACCGTCGACCTTTTCGTGTCCCGCCTCGTCGCGGAAAACAATCGCCTCGAGAGCGCGCCGCAATTCTGGTTCGTCGTCATCCCCGAGCGGGTCTATGAACTCGGTCGTCCACAATCGACCGTGAGACGCGACGATCGCGTGGCCGGGACGGTGACCATCTCGCAGCGCCGTGCCCGGCAACTGCAGACCCAGCCCACCCTGTTCGGCGACGACGAGCGGGAGGCCGAGGTCTATCAGTACGCGACCCATTTCCGCCGCCAGTTGAAGGCACGCCTCCTGAAGGAACGGATCGTCACGCAGATCGTCCGCGAGACCACCCTGGCGCCCGGCGATTTCCGCCGCGAGAGCGGAATGCCGGTTCGACGTGTCGAGGATCCGGCAACGATCGCCTGGAAGCTCGGAACCGGCGCCTACTACAAGGCGGGCGGCAAGCCCTGGCAGCTGGCCGATGTCCGACCGGGCGTCTGCTATGTCGGCCTGGTCTACAAACGCAGCGAACTGACGAGCGACAAGCGGCACGCCTGCTGCGCGGCGCAGATGTTCCTGTCTGACGGCGAAGGCGTGGTCTTCCGCGGTGCGCTCGGACCGTGGTTCCAGACGGACACGAAGCAATTCCACCTCGATCACGACGCCGCCAGGAACCTCATTCAGATGGTGGTCAGCGAGTACAGACGGCTGCATGACGGTCCCCCGTCCGAACTCTTCATCCACGCCAAATCCGCTTTCACCGACGATGAGTGGCGTGGCTTCGCCGCCGGTTGCGACGATGAAACGAATCTCGTCGGCGTGCAGATCGCCGACGCGCGCGACGACCTCAAGCTCTATCGCCCGGGCGAATATCCGGTCATCCGAGGCACGGCGCTCCAGATCGGCGAACGCCACGCCCTGCTCTGGACATCGGGCTATGTGCCGCGCCTCGACACCTATATGGGACCGGAAACGCCGAACCCGATCTCCGTGCGCGTCCTGCGTGGCGAATGCGGCTTGACGACCGTCCTGTCGGACGTGCTCGGCCTCACGAAGATCAACTTCAATTCCTGCCTGCACAACGATCGGCTACCGGTCACGATCCGGTTCGCCAATGCCGTGGGCGATGTCCTCATCTCCGCGCCGATCGACAGCGAACCGAAGCTACCCTTCAAGTTCTACATCTAG
- a CDS encoding nucleotidyl transferase AbiEii/AbiGii toxin family protein has product MAREVRNVGASVRARLLDRARTEKTDFQILLTRYALERLLYRLSVSDQRERFVLKGAMLFAAWRDDPFRPTRDLDLLGHGDADPAAVAKSVRAICTVAVPDDGVVFDVAGIEAAPIRDEAEYAGVRVRTSATIAGARMPIQIDVGFGDAITPDPVEIEYPALLEAPRPVLRAYPPETVVAEKLEAIVSLGVANSRMKDFYDLWMIAQTFTFEGAVLANAVQQTFDRRRTSWPEQMPSGLGEAFAGERDAQWRAFLTRDRLAAAPASLIQVTEDLRAFLLPVLERQQLASWSPGGPWTHTEAAS; this is encoded by the coding sequence ATGGCGCGTGAGGTTCGCAATGTCGGTGCGTCGGTCCGTGCGCGGCTTCTCGATCGAGCCCGCACGGAGAAGACTGATTTTCAGATTCTCCTCACGCGCTACGCGCTCGAGCGGCTGCTGTACCGCCTCAGTGTCTCCGATCAGCGCGAGCGGTTTGTCCTGAAAGGGGCGATGCTCTTCGCCGCATGGCGGGACGATCCCTTCCGTCCCACCCGCGACCTCGATCTGCTGGGTCATGGCGATGCCGATCCCGCTGCGGTCGCCAAGAGCGTCCGGGCCATCTGCACTGTGGCGGTGCCTGATGATGGCGTCGTCTTCGACGTCGCCGGCATCGAAGCCGCCCCAATCCGCGACGAGGCCGAATATGCCGGCGTGCGTGTCAGGACCAGCGCCACCATCGCCGGCGCGCGCATGCCCATCCAGATCGATGTCGGGTTCGGCGATGCCATCACCCCCGACCCGGTTGAGATCGAGTACCCGGCGCTGCTCGAAGCGCCGCGCCCGGTTCTGCGCGCCTATCCGCCCGAGACGGTGGTCGCCGAAAAGCTGGAGGCGATCGTTTCGCTCGGCGTCGCCAACAGCCGGATGAAGGATTTCTACGACCTCTGGATGATCGCGCAGACGTTCACTTTCGAAGGCGCCGTCCTCGCGAATGCTGTCCAACAGACGTTCGACCGCCGCCGGACATCCTGGCCCGAACAAATGCCCTCCGGCCTCGGCGAGGCCTTTGCCGGCGAGCGGGATGCTCAGTGGCGTGCTTTTCTGACGCGCGATCGACTCGCGGCGGCGCCCGCTTCGCTCATTCAAGTGACCGAAGATCTGCGGGCATTCTTGCTGCCTGTGCTGGAACGGCAGCAGCTTGCATCGTGGTCGCCCGGCGGTCCCTGGACGCACACGGAGGCTGCCTCTTGA
- a CDS encoding type IV toxin-antitoxin system AbiEi family antitoxin domain-containing protein, whose protein sequence is MRDLREAGIGSETVARLVREGEITRVARGLYQLADSIPDARRSFAEASALVPRGVICLTSALQFHELTLQMPSAVWIAIDRTGWKPTVEYPPIRFVRFSSRALKEGVKRHLIDGIEVPIFEPAKTIVDCFRYRNKIGLDIALEGLREALRTKRATPDQLWEFARAARVWSVMRPYVEAMVADGA, encoded by the coding sequence ATGCGCGATCTGCGCGAAGCAGGCATCGGATCCGAGACCGTTGCCCGCCTGGTTCGTGAAGGCGAGATCACGCGCGTGGCACGCGGACTTTACCAACTGGCCGACTCCATACCGGACGCCCGGCGCAGCTTCGCGGAGGCTTCCGCTCTCGTGCCCCGAGGAGTCATCTGCCTCACATCAGCGCTGCAGTTTCATGAGCTGACACTGCAGATGCCATCTGCGGTGTGGATTGCAATCGACCGCACCGGCTGGAAGCCCACCGTCGAATACCCGCCGATCCGTTTTGTCCGCTTCAGCAGCCGCGCACTCAAGGAGGGCGTGAAGCGACACCTGATCGATGGCATCGAGGTGCCGATCTTCGAACCCGCCAAGACGATCGTCGATTGCTTCCGGTATCGCAACAAGATCGGTCTCGACATCGCGCTGGAGGGGCTGCGCGAAGCGCTGCGAACAAAGCGGGCAACTCCAGACCAGCTCTGGGAATTCGCGCGCGCAGCCCGCGTCTGGTCGGTGATGCGCCCCTACGTCGAAGCGATGGTCGCCGATGGCGCGTGA
- a CDS encoding ArdC family protein, whose protein sequence is MSRHARRPGASRDRTNLYSEITDKIIAELEAGRVPWVQPWGTAAAKAPLGLPQNAATGRRYSGINVLLLWGAVVERGFGGQSWLTFRQALSLGGNVRKGERGTTVVYADRFVPEDEKRRAAETGEDAQAIPFLKRFTVFNTDQCENLPDDVATAAPPVPQGLIEPTVEALVKATGIDFRIGGDRAFYVPAQDYVQVPPPQAYFETINWHRTALHELGHATGHVSRLGRDLSGSFGSKKYAFEELVAEINAAFCCASLGTAPTVRHADYIGSWLEVLREDNRAIVRAASQASKAADWLLAFASQDVQQTIEAEPSCDRTVA, encoded by the coding sequence ATGTCCAGACACGCCCGCAGGCCCGGCGCCAGTCGCGACCGGACCAACCTCTATTCTGAAATCACCGACAAGATCATCGCCGAGCTGGAGGCGGGCCGCGTGCCCTGGGTCCAGCCCTGGGGCACGGCCGCGGCAAAGGCGCCGCTTGGCCTTCCGCAGAACGCCGCGACCGGCCGGCGTTATTCCGGGATCAACGTGCTGCTCCTGTGGGGTGCCGTGGTCGAGCGCGGCTTCGGCGGCCAGAGTTGGCTCACCTTCCGCCAGGCGCTGTCGCTCGGCGGCAATGTCCGCAAGGGTGAGCGCGGCACCACCGTCGTCTATGCCGACCGCTTCGTGCCGGAGGACGAGAAGCGGCGGGCCGCGGAGACCGGCGAGGACGCGCAGGCGATCCCATTCCTGAAGCGCTTCACCGTCTTCAACACTGACCAGTGCGAGAACCTGCCGGACGATGTCGCCACGGCCGCGCCACCAGTCCCGCAGGGACTGATCGAGCCAACGGTAGAGGCGCTGGTCAAGGCGACTGGCATCGATTTCCGCATCGGCGGTGACCGGGCCTTCTACGTGCCGGCGCAGGACTATGTGCAGGTGCCGCCGCCGCAGGCCTATTTCGAGACGATCAACTGGCACCGCACCGCGCTCCACGAACTCGGGCACGCAACCGGGCATGTGTCGCGCCTGGGGCGGGACCTCTCGGGCTCGTTCGGGTCGAAGAAGTACGCGTTCGAAGAGCTGGTCGCAGAGATCAACGCCGCCTTCTGCTGCGCCTCGCTCGGCACCGCGCCGACTGTCCGGCACGCCGATTACATCGGCTCCTGGCTCGAGGTCCTGCGCGAGGACAACCGTGCCATCGTTCGCGCTGCCAGCCAGGCGAGCAAGGCCGCCGACTGGCTCTTGGCGTTCGCGTCGCAGGACGTGCAGCAGACGATCGAAGCGGAGCCCTCTTGCGACAGGACAGTGGCATGA
- a CDS encoding toll/interleukin-1 receptor domain-containing protein: MSSQSPNTDAHANAETREAIFISHAAPEDNAFTVWLGAKLAAMGYEVWADVLRLKGGEDWQRKLENALRRRACKVLLVSNPRAVEKQGVRNEIQIATEVARKIGDDAFIIPLRMEPFEAPFLIAHAQYIDFTHGWGRGLTELLETLRETYRVPQNAGDGNAIWREIQLIHGKTLVPTPERLISNWLPIDQLPKKIRYYEFKGQVPDRQAQSRMSEAPWPLKPFRRGFLAFARIHDLQDHFGPNLPIKRKAERLVAGFLDDGWSKLGIERRDARNHFSDMARQAFEKLFAARGLRPYGLSGAQTAWWPPVDVAPATKISFRWGDIAGLRQLQGVSLKRQMNWHFGVSVAARSAPVRHVRVVSRLIFTEDGHKPFDDPARMHRLRRSFAKTWRNARWRDMLLAFLHWLAEGRGSLAVPVSSEETIVLGLPPISWRVPISLPVEDEIPEPDDDDPSDNDEPDEPDGPRDDDGPEEAGNDV, from the coding sequence TTGAGTTCACAGTCTCCAAACACGGACGCGCACGCAAACGCTGAAACTCGCGAAGCCATCTTCATCAGTCACGCCGCGCCCGAGGACAACGCCTTCACGGTCTGGCTTGGCGCGAAGCTCGCCGCGATGGGCTACGAGGTCTGGGCCGATGTGCTCCGGCTCAAGGGCGGCGAGGACTGGCAACGCAAACTCGAAAACGCACTGCGCCGTCGCGCCTGCAAGGTGCTGCTCGTCTCCAATCCCCGTGCGGTCGAGAAGCAGGGCGTGCGCAATGAAATCCAGATCGCCACCGAGGTGGCCCGCAAGATCGGCGACGACGCCTTCATCATCCCGCTGCGCATGGAGCCCTTCGAGGCGCCCTTCCTCATCGCGCACGCGCAATACATCGACTTCACGCACGGCTGGGGGCGCGGACTGACGGAACTGTTGGAGACGCTCCGGGAGACCTATCGCGTCCCGCAAAACGCCGGCGACGGCAACGCAATCTGGCGCGAAATCCAGCTCATCCACGGCAAGACGCTCGTCCCGACACCGGAACGGCTGATCTCGAACTGGCTCCCGATCGATCAGCTGCCGAAAAAGATCCGCTATTACGAGTTCAAGGGCCAGGTACCGGATCGCCAGGCGCAATCCCGCATGTCCGAGGCGCCGTGGCCCCTTAAGCCTTTCCGCCGGGGGTTCCTCGCCTTCGCCCGCATCCACGATCTGCAAGACCATTTCGGACCGAACCTCCCCATCAAGCGAAAAGCGGAGCGGCTCGTTGCGGGCTTCCTGGATGACGGATGGTCCAAGCTCGGCATCGAACGGCGCGACGCCCGCAACCACTTCAGCGATATGGCGCGCCAGGCGTTCGAAAAGCTGTTCGCAGCGCGTGGTCTTCGGCCTTACGGGCTCTCGGGCGCCCAGACCGCCTGGTGGCCCCCCGTCGATGTCGCGCCCGCCACCAAGATTTCCTTCCGCTGGGGTGACATTGCGGGTCTGCGCCAGCTCCAGGGCGTGTCACTCAAGCGGCAAATGAACTGGCACTTCGGTGTCAGCGTCGCGGCGCGGTCGGCGCCGGTCCGCCACGTACGCGTCGTCAGCCGCCTCATCTTCACGGAAGACGGCCACAAACCGTTCGACGATCCTGCGAGGATGCACCGTCTGCGGCGTTCCTTCGCCAAGACCTGGCGGAACGCCCGCTGGCGCGACATGCTGCTCGCCTTCCTGCATTGGCTCGCCGAGGGCCGCGGCTCCCTTGCCGTGCCCGTCAGCTCCGAGGAGACGATCGTGCTCGGCCTGCCGCCGATTTCCTGGCGGGTTCCGATCAGCCTGCCGGTCGAAGACGAAATCCCCGAGCCCGACGACGACGATCCGAGCGACAACGACGAGCCGGACGAACCCGACGGCCCGCGCGACGACGACGGTCCGGAGGAGGCTGGCAATGACGTCTAG